A segment of the Manihot esculenta cultivar AM560-2 chromosome 13, M.esculenta_v8, whole genome shotgun sequence genome:
tagttcaaacataactcataaccattcatactcactcaacatgcataagggacataaaaactagcctaatccccAATAAGCAataacaaaaacaacacaagagAAATGTtcatcatcaaccctaacctaaacactaaaactttatatttaaccatttcatgcataaaaaccctttaacccttcttaaaacttatttaaaacataggaaaagtaAAGATCTAAActttacctcttggagatttaaaggtagcagcaacccaaacttggagataagAGAAAATCGATCTTCAAAGGTCTCCAAAGTTTAAAACTTAGGttcaaactcaaatcttcaaaaacaaggagAAGCTCATGAATTCTTGGTGAAATTTGAAGAAATCTTAGCAAGatcatcaaaggaagggcaTGGACCTACCTctacccgaaaatggagagaaagctctctcattttcgggctgaaggcctcttataggtggctggagaaACCACCTTCGATGGCCGAACAGGAAGGTCCCGCGGCGGCATAGaggaaccactttcggcagccgaacctggggtttgctcgaaaaaattttcctttttcttttctcaagattaaaaattcaaaattcaaattcattttatgaaaaccttaattttacccttctaagagattccagcttcgagattccggattccaatggagattccataGGAAGATTGAAATTCTGACGCcagagtttagccgggtattacaaaaagatCCTAAAAAATACAGTGATTAGAAAAGAATGggacacaacaattcaatgcacgagtgagtttactaacgaaaagtaaattaaatgcaaaattagggagacataacatagaggatacagaaagagaaggggttaagttgacatgaccagaactcatgacaaaagatttagtgccatcagcaagagtaacataagaaataatgcatgagactcaagattggacaaaagggtagaattacctgacatatgatcggtagtaccagaatcaataacccatttggaggatgaagacacaagacatgcaaTAGAGTTACCTGGATCGGCAATTGCaatgatagaggaggaattagaggatttcaAAGATGCCTGGTATTGGGTGAATTGTGCAAACTCATCCACAGATGTCAAAATCCTCTGATTTGAAGGGGCTTCAACTGTCATATGCGCCATTTGTGTGCGTTGATTCTTATTCTGTACTTTTTGACATGTCTTCTTAGTATGTCCAGGTGGTGAATTGTGCAAACTCATCCACAGATGTCAAAATCCTCTGATTTGAAGGGGCCTCAATTGTCATATGCGCCATTTGTGTACGTTGATTCTTATTCTGTACTTTTTGACATGTCTTCTTAGTATGTCCAGATTCACGGTAATAATAACAAATGATTCCTCCTGAGTCAGAAGTAGAACCTTTTTTTCCAGAACGCTGAGATCCTTtactaccattaaaacctccccTTTGCCCACCTCTATTATTCTATCTGCTACTGTAATTGCGGCTAACAAGGGCACTAGTGGAGTGTGAAGAAATTGGAGACTCTATACGTAACACCCTAATGAACACATCATGTAACGATGATATTTCAAAGTCAGAAAAAATTTGAGATTTAGCTGAGTCAAACTCTAGAGAGAGACCTGCAAGAAAGCTCATAACAGTCATTTGCTCTCGTCGAGCTTGTTGAGTTTTCACATCTGTACTAAAAGGCATCAATACATTAAGTTCTTCATACGCtcttttaaaatccataaaataggATGTCAAAGTTCTATCATTTTTCTCAGCTCGGTAAAACGCCTTGCCAGAATATAGAAATTTCAAATACTCCATTAACTCTTTAACAAATTCACAgtgattaataagactaatcaTCTCAGTACGAATAGAATTTTGGATTTGCAGAAACAATCGAGCATCATCACTCATCCAATTTCTATGAGTTTCATCAGTTGGAGGATCCTTGTTAAGATGATCATCGATTTTAATACTTTGTAAATAAATACGGATAGTTTTACTCCAATCTAAAAAATTAGATCCATTTAATTTATGTttcgtgattttagtcatcacagGAATCGCATTAGTTAcggtggttttaacttcagTCATAAGGACAACCAATccaaagtaataaaaataaacacaGAATCAGAAGTAAACAGTATGCAGTGAACAGTGCCCGAATATGAATAGTACCAAAACACCTTCACCCAACACTTGAACGGTCAAACAAACCTCCGATCTGAGAAGGGGACAATGCGGTAACTTCAGTGATGGTGACCGAAGCAGGGACGCGCCTTCACGTACCAGCGCGTGGAGCTGCGGTAGGTTGTTGTGGCAGCTGTGAGGCTCAAATGTTACCTTATATGGGTAACCCAAACGAATAGAGGTTTAAGTCtccaaaataaattttgaaatatttatggGTAAGGCTTTGATatcatgtagaaagataatatttattgtatttcacaatagagattacaatctatttatacatgagagacggtatctaaacagaaagaaaaatcaagtctatgattatacaattctTAAGATTAAACAACTCAgctatctatcaatatttacttcctatattaacatatttatttcTTATAACTTATAACAAATAATAAGTCtcaatataaaaatagaaaaattataaattagtaGTCTATATtttgaggtttttttttttctgaagttACGGGCTTGAAGGAGaataatatcaaaatataaatgTTCACACATGTAAATGGATAGAGTACCTACAAAAATCACTCAACTCGAATTCAAATTTgactaatattataaatatttgaacTTATTTCAAACCTGATTAAAATTTATCCTCAACTATTTGAATCCATACTAAATCTGATTATTATTGTATAAATAATatctgaatttatttaattttatatattttaattaataatttatataaaaatatactttttattaataattttcattttaaaaattaatgtttttaaaaatatttaaattataatttttaactaaaaatatataaaaaattatatgtattattataaaaagtatattttatattaaaataattatttatataatcgaGTTCAAATATCttaaatataaaacttaaattcGATTGCGGATATTAATGTTAAAATTCGAACGTGATTATATATTATTCAAAtatatcttattaaaatttagtttgataAGTACTTAAAAAAAAACCCTGGCTATtatttctatggatgttttaggAGTTTCAAGCATAATTTGATCACTAcaaagtgtatatatatatatatatatctaacaAATTTATGAATGAATCAAGGGGTAAGTTGATTGAGGTGTGAAAAGGGAATCCAGAGGGAACATTGGAGCTAAGGTTTCAGATAATTCTTTGAATTAGTATTTGACCTAAAGAATTTTATATATCTCACAAGATTAGTTCATAATCTCTcatcaaataattttttgaattagTATTTGTTCTAATGATATATCTTTCTAGGTAATTCAAATAATTCTTCTTAACATTTAAGATTAATtgacaaattaattaaattgccACTCTAGATTATTGTTTTTCAaggtagatttttttattataagcgctataatttttctataatacaTTACGAACaaaaaaagcaaataaaagtatattatacaaaaaataaattatttcaaggAAATATAGTGactaaatgaaataaataaaaaaaaggcactgttcataatttttcatacaattaaaatttttttaatgaatttttaaatatgtttaaaaaataaaaattatcccaaaaataatttaagttcaccattattttaaaataattttgataaatttaggAATTTTTTCAGTGAAAAAATCCGCTTTGAAAGGCTAGTtttgaaagaaataaaaaattgccCAAGGAGGGGTCAAAATGATAATGCCGTTTAGTCCAAACGGTATGTCGTTTAGCCAAAACGTCAAGTTGTTCTGTGCTAAATGACATATCATTCATGCCTGAATGACATGCATTTGGCATTAAAGGCGCGCGCATCATGTACGGGGCCATGTGGGAAGCGTGTATTTCACGCGCTACTTTGCTTTATAATCTGGCTTTTGCACATTGGGCAGGTGGGAGGGTTTGGTGTTTGGGCTGTTTAGTTGGCGTGATTAATTGATATCTCAGAGGGGTCTTTTTCGACTTGTGGAAAGACGAGTCAAGTATGAAATTCtttgtttttcttcaaattttggaGAGCCATAACTCTATCTTATTTATCCAAGTAACAAGTCCGATGTACCATTTTAAAGCCCAAAATCTCTAATTTCTAATGATATAAAGAGTGCTATCAATAACTAGCCACATATAGAGATATAGATCTCTAAATTGGGGATCATGATCACATTTATAAAATTTCCAGAAACATATCAGAAATGTCAGGATCAATTCTAATCTATTTTAACACTTCTAACATTAACATTTCAGGCATCTTTTCCATTCCTAACTCAGGGGTTCTCTCAAAATACTTTGGTATTCCTGTAGAATGGGGCAGCTCAAAAACCAAGGCCATTGCTTTCCTTAAGGAAAGACTGATTAGTAAACTACAAGGATGCCAAAGTAGGTTCTTGTCACAGGCAGGCAAAGAAATTCTGATCAAATCTGTCATTCAATCTATTCCAACTTATATCATGTCTATTTTCAAGCTGCCTTCCTCAATTGTATCTGAATTTCAAAAGCTCACAGCAAAGTTTTGGTGGAGTCATTCAATTGATAAAAGCTCTATGCATTGGATGAGCTGGAACAAGCTGACGAAGAATAAGAAGGAAGGAGGCATTGGTTTTAAAGACCTTCAATTGTTCAATCTCTCGCTACAAACCAAACAAGCGTGGAAGGTTGTTTCTAATCAGAATGCCTTTTGGTCCAAATTGTTGAAAGGTATCTATTTCCGTCACTGTGATTTCATGGATGCTAATATGAGCCACAACCCTTCATGGTTTTGGAGAAGTCTTTTGGAAGAAAGAATTGAGATTGAATATTTCTGGACCATCCTTTGTCAATGTGTGGAGTGAGTCTTGGATCCCAACAATTCCAGGTTTTAAAGTATCCTCTTCTAGACCACTTGACATTCCTGTCATTTATATATCAGATCTTATTAGCAGTCAATCTAACCAGTGGGATCCAGCCATtaacttttcaaattttaatgatCAAGATGGATGAGAAATTATGAAGATCCCCATCAGTTGTTTTGGGAAAGAAGCTAATAGAATTTGGGATTTCTCCCGAAACGGTGAGCTTTTTGTCAAAACCGCTTATTATGTTCTAAAGAAGAAGGTATCTCAAGAGCTGACTCGTAAAAATCCTTCTAGTTCCTCTTCCTATCCTTCTTCAACATGGAAAAGTATTTGGAGGTTGGATGTTCCTCCCAAAATCAGGAACTTTTTATGGAGAGAATCAAATAATGCGTTGGCAACTAAGGCTAATTTGTTCTATAGAAAGTGTTCTTTCTTTGCTCTGTGTCCAATATGCAATGCACAAGAGGGATCTGTTGAGCACATGCTCTTTTTCTGTGATCATGTTGCTGCCTCTTGGTTCGTATCACCCTTTGGTTTTAGAATCAATCCTCTCGGTTTCCAATCTTTTGCCGGCTGGTTGTGTTCTATGtgcaatttattttctaataatccTAATCAGCTAAGATTAATTGCTCTGGGCTTTTCACCAATTCAgggttaaaaatgaaaaaaattattaatttaagattgagaataaaatatttacaaatttGAGATTTGATCACCATGTGGTTTTTGCCGTCACTCTAAATgtcatgatttaattttttttattttttaattattaatatattataataaaatatttatattatattaatttaaaaatattatttatattatattttttaataataaatatttttttataattttaatacagtaatatttaataaattttattattaatttttaaataaaaaattactgatattatataattttaaaatcataaaattaatattataatacatataaaaataatttaattgcgattagatgtataaaaataatttaatcatataGTATATATTGAATATATccaatgataaaattttttattattttaatagattaatacaataataatataattaaatagtatcaataattttatatacattTAATCATATAATAATAGAGTGACTACacacaaaaatatttataattataatattatcatgtattaaacataTGCAAAatcatttcaatttattttttttataaattataaacataatcggatataaaatatttaaaattattatattattttgctattaaatgttatatgagaatgaatactaaattatttataatttattaaagagaaataaataaattattaagtaatgaaataaaaactaatatattaacagCAAGAAGAATAGATAGTACCACAGGTGAACCAGTTATTGACCCAACAACAGGACAACCACAATCCTTCACATTAGCTTATTTAGTCTATAATCTTATCtcacattttataggagacctAGATTTGTATACAGAACGCAATAGTGAAATATTACAAAATCTTAAGTGTAGaaagttagaaaattttagatggtataaagacaatttCCTAAAACGAGTTTATGCATTAGCAGACCCAAATGCCTATCATTGGAAAGAGAAATCTATAACAGGACTACCAAGACTATTTTCtacaaaagtaaaagaaacaatTGAGCAAAAATTTGGACACATATCATATGATGACTTAACTTATGGAGACCTAATCACATGTGTAAATTTAACAGGAATAAGATTATGCAGAGATATGAAattacaacaaaaattaaaaatggaaaatagacaatctaGAAAGGAATTAGGAAACTGGTGTGAACAACTTGGTTTtggaacaataaagaaacaaaaatataaaagaaataaaccTTTTAAAGATAAAATCTATAGACAATATAAATATCCTATAAAGAAGTTTTATAAGAAACAATATGATAAACAGCCCACTAGAAAACCATTTATCAAGAGACCATTTAAAAGAaatacttataaaaaaaataattttagatccaataataaaaataatataacatgTTATTTATGTAACCAAAAGGGACATTATGCTAAAAAATGtcctgcaagaaagaaaatacatgaattaggtttagaattaaaaattgaaaatatagaTCAATTACTAGATAAAATTgaccaaattaaattatcttcttCAGAACTAGAGGATGAATACAGTAGTGACAATTCATCAGATACAATAGATAGTACAGATAGTGATCATAATTGTCAAGGAGAAATTTGTCATTGTAACAATAAAGTAAATGTTTTAACAGAATATCAACAAGTATTGGAACAAATAGAGCAAGTACAAGATTCCAATATAAAacgaaaaatgtttaaaaaattaacaaaattaattaatgaagaaataaaacaagaaactgCACCACCAACCAAATTTGAAGATATTGAAcaaatgtttaaaaataaaaaatcagtaacaacaatttcttccatggacttacaatctgaaataagacaattaaaaCTAGAAGTAAGACAATTAAAACTAAGGTGTGATTATTTAGAACAGAATCAACACATGCAACAAAACCAAAGTATAGGACAAAGTTCAGGAAAAGACAAAACAAAAGTAGAAGAAGTAATAGAAACAGATACAGAAGAAGAACAACCATTGAAGTTTAATGATATTACGagaattaaatatcaaaaatggtatgtaaaaatACATTTGACAATAAAAGATTTTACCTTAGAAACTATAGCCATGTTAGATTCAGGCGCAGATATGAATTGTATAGACCAAGGAATTATACCAAGTAAATATTTCCAAAAAACTAGACAAACCTTATCAGCAGCAAATTCAACCAAAGTAAAAATAGATTACAAAATACCAAGTGCACATATATGTAACAatggaatttgttttaaaactacttttatgttaataaaaaaccTTAATACACAAATTATATTAGGAAACCCCTTTTTACAAATGTTGTATCCATTTAAGGTTACGCAATCAGGATTAGAAACAAATGTGTTAGGACaagatattatttttcaatttataacaCCAATTAATTATCATGATGTTAATATATTTCAACAAACAAAtgtaagtaaaattaataatttagaaaaccaaataaaatttttaaagaaagatttaCATTCTATTAGAATAGAAGAACAATTAGAAAATCCAAACATTAAACAACAAATTAAAACAATTCAAGAACAATTTGAAAAAGACCTATGTTCAGATTTACCAACAGCATTTTGGgatagaaaacaacatatagTAACTCTACCATATGAACCAGGATTTAATGAGCAAAATATCCCAACAAAAGCCAGACCTATACAGATGAACCAAGAAATGGTAGAAttctgtaaaaaataaattcaagatTTATTAGCTAAAAATTTAATCAGACCAAGTAAATCACCATGGTCATGCGCAGCTTTTTATGTAATGAAAAATGCAGAAATTGAAAGGGGAGCACCCCGATTAgtcataaattataaaccttTAAATACTGCTTTACAATGGATAAGATATCATATACCAAATAAACAAGATTTATTAAATAGACTCTACAAAGCACAAATATTCTCAAAATTTGACATGAAATCAGGATTTTGGCAAATTCAAATAGCTGAACAAGATAAATACAAAACTGCTTTCACCGTACCTTTCagacaatatgaatggaatattatgccttttgggctaaaaaatgcaccaagtgaatttcaaaaaataatgaatgatatttttaatccatataattttatactCACTTATATTGATGATGTTTTGATTTTTAGTGAAACTATAAACCAACACATTAAACATCTAAATGTGTTTTATAAAGCTGTAAGAAGAAATGGCTTAGTTTTATCAAAACCAAAAATGAAGTTATTTCAAACAAAGATTAGATTTTTAGGTCATGAGATTTATCACAATACAATCGTACCAATCCAACGGAGTATAGAATTTGCTAATAAGTTTCCCGATGAAATCAAAGATAAGaatcaattacaaagatttttaggttCATTAAATTATATTGCAGACTTTTTACCTAAGTTACGAATCCTATGTAAACCATTATATAATAGATTAAAGAAAAATCCTAAACCATGGACTAGTGACCATACGAAAATCATTCAAGAAATcaaaaaacatgttaaaactttaccatgtttaaatatttgCAATCCTAATATACCAAAAATAGTAGAAACAGATGCGTCTGACCAAGGATTTGGAGGAATATTAAAACAACATATCGATAATAAAGACCATATTATAAGATACTACTCAGAAGTTTGGAATCAGActcaagaaaaatattctaccatcaaaaaagaaattttagcaaTAGTATTATGTGTCACAAAATTTCAAGGAGATTTATTAAATCAGAAATTTACAATTCAAGTAGATTGTAAAGCTGCTAAGGATGTTCTAACCAAAGATGTAAAAAATTTAGCAGCCAAACATATATTTGCCAGGTGGCAAGCTTTCTTATCTATTTTTGATTTTGACATTATTCATATAAAAGGAACTGATAATTCTATTGCTGATTTCCTAACACGTGAATTTTTGCAGGGACAGCATGGCtgacaaaggaaaagaaaagatgtaatacccggctagattccggcatcggaatccctacctcccggcggaatctccgttggaatctggaatttccgaagatgccagaggcttctagaggggtaaaatatgttttctaaagtgttttctactgatttcatggttttaaatgaaaaagaattgagttttgaaaagaaaagaccaaggaggcgtttgccaggttcggccgccgaaagtgaggttcggccgccgaacatggaaaggcttcgggagcgcctttggcctccgaaagtcttgtttgaacgagccaaggttcggccgccgaaagtcaagttcggccgccgaacttgcatgagtttagggggcacgttaggccgccgaaggtcttcgaccaggccacctataaagagccctcagatcggaaatgggagagttttctccccattctcgagctcaggtgagtttttgtcctcccttggccgttttcatgttctttcttcatctccttcatgttttcatgagttttatggttattttgaagagttttaagcttggatca
Coding sequences within it:
- the LOC110629237 gene encoding uncharacterized mitochondrial protein AtMg00310-like, which gives rise to MWEACISRATLLYNLAFAHWAGIFSIPNSGVLSKYFGIPVEWGSSKTKAIAFLKERLISKLQGCQSRFLSQAGKEILIKSVIQSIPTYIMSIFKLPSSIVSEFQKLTAKFWWSHSIDKSSMHWMSWNKLTKNKKEGGIGFKDLQLFNLSLQTKQAWKVVSNQNAFWSKLLKGIYFRHCDFMDANMSHNPSWFWRSLLEERIEIEYFWTILCQCVE